Proteins from one Malaya genurostris strain Urasoe2022 chromosome 2, Malgen_1.1, whole genome shotgun sequence genomic window:
- the LOC131427253 gene encoding zinc carboxypeptidase A 1-like: MVDLRKLSGVILSLVLCCDVGLGAESARYDNYRNYKVRAHSAEHVSVLKELKESSDSFIFLEHGNKAGDEYEIVVAPHKLADFTTTLESYGISYYKLQTNLQQLIDEERNRIQTKRASGAFGWIEYHELEEIYAWLDKLASEYKQVEVIEGGRTFENRKIKGVKVSYKTGNPGIFLEAGIHAREWIAPATATYILNQLLTSNDTAVRNIAENYDWYIFPSVNPDGYVYTHKRDRLWRKTRTRYAVGCFGADPNRNWDFHWHEQGTSSWCYSDTYGGPRAFSEVETKTLSEYIQSLKGKLRTYISFHSYSQLLLFPYGYTSEHASNYDDLNSIAKATVTSLARRYGTQYTYGNVYDAIYPASGASFEWVYGTLGVKLAYTYELRPSSNSRNGFILPPSQIIPTGEETLDSLVTLLEESAKKGYYGN, from the coding sequence ATGGTGGATCTTCGGAAGCTATCGGGTGTTATTCTATCGCTGGTGCTTTGCTGCGATGTTGGACTTGGTGCAGAATCAGCTCGCTACGATAACTACAGGAACTATAAGGTTCGAGCCCATTCAGCGGAGCATGTTTCGGTGTTGAAGGAACTGAAGGAATCAAGCGACAGTTTTATATTTTTGGAACACGGAAATAAAGCCGGTGACGAGTACGAAATTGTTGTTGCACCGCATAAACTGGCAGATTTCACCACAACGTTGGAAAGTTACGGTATTAGCTATTATAAATTGCAGACCAACCTGCAGCAGTTGATTGACGAGGAACGGAACCGTATCCAGACGAAGCGTGCATCGGGCGCTTTCGGGTGGATAGAGTATCACGAATTGGAGGAAATTTATGCGTGGTTAGATAAATTGGCTTCCGAGTACAAACAAGTTGAAGTGATCGAAGGAGGCAGAACATTTGAAAATCGAAAAATCAAAGGTGTCAAGGTTTCGTACAAAACTGGCAACCCTGGAATTTTCCTAGAAGCTGGTATTCATGCGAGAGAATGGATTGCTCCCGCGACGGCTACCTACATTTTGAATCAACTGCTTACTAGTAACGATACGGCTGTGAGAAACATCGCCGAAAACTACGATTGGTACATTTTCCCGAGCGTCAATCCCGACGGATATGTGTATACTCATAAGAGGGATCGTCTGTGGCGCAAGACAAGAACCAGGTACGCGGTCGGTTGCTTTGGTGCGGATCCCAATCGTAATTGGGACTTTCACTGGCATGAACAAGGAACGAGCAGTTGGTGCTACTCGGACACCTATGGGGGACCTCGTGCATTCTCGGAAGTGGAAACCAAAACTTTGTCGGAATACATTCAATCACTGAAGGGAAAGTTGCGGACCTATATTTCGTTCCACTCCTACTCTCAGCTGCTTTTGTTCCCGTATGGATATACGAGTGAGCATGCGTCCaattatgacgatttgaattccATCGCAAAGGCAACCGTCACTTCCCTGGCGCGTCGGTATGGAACTCAGTACACTTACGGGAACGTCTACGATGCCATCTACCCGGCCAGTGGTGCCAGTTTCGAATGGGTGTACGGCACTTTGGGAGTGAAACTCGCCTACACGTACGAATTACGTCCAAGCTCAAATTCCAGGAATGGCTTCATACTTCCACCGTCGCAGATTATTCCGACCGGCGAGGAGACTCTGGACTCACTTGTGACACTGCTAGAGGAATCAGCCAAAAAGGGATACTACGGTAACTAA